In the genome of Streptomyces sp. NBC_00190, one region contains:
- the meaB gene encoding methylmalonyl Co-A mutase-associated GTPase MeaB, with protein sequence MPKIDIEAYAKGVLDGKRAFIARAITLVESTLPAHRVLAQGLLTELLPHAGRARRIGISGVPGVGKSTFIDAFGTMLTGLGHKVAVLAVDPSSKRTGGSILGDKTRMERLSVDPAAFVRPSPSAGTLGGVAKATRESMIVMEAAGYDVVLVETVGVGQSETTVAGMVDSFLLLSLARTGDQLQGIKKGVLELADVLAVNKADGPHERDAKAAARELSGALRLMHPADAAWTPPVLTCSARESAGLDEVWNRLEQHRTLLEAGGRLTAKRASQQVEWTWSMVREELLERLRSDPAVRELAPGLEESVRAGSVTPTSAADRILAAFGN encoded by the coding sequence GTGCCGAAGATCGACATCGAGGCATACGCGAAGGGGGTGCTCGACGGGAAGCGCGCGTTCATCGCGCGCGCGATCACGCTCGTCGAGTCCACTCTGCCCGCTCACCGGGTGCTGGCGCAGGGGCTGTTGACGGAACTGCTGCCGCACGCGGGCCGGGCCCGGCGGATCGGCATCAGCGGGGTGCCGGGGGTGGGCAAGTCCACCTTCATCGACGCGTTCGGCACGATGCTGACGGGGCTCGGCCACAAGGTCGCGGTCCTCGCGGTCGACCCGTCGTCGAAGCGCACGGGCGGCTCCATCCTCGGCGACAAGACGCGGATGGAGCGGCTGTCGGTCGACCCGGCGGCCTTCGTCCGACCGTCGCCCTCGGCGGGGACGCTGGGCGGGGTCGCGAAGGCCACCCGCGAGTCGATGATCGTGATGGAGGCGGCGGGCTACGACGTGGTCCTCGTCGAGACGGTCGGCGTGGGCCAGTCGGAGACCACGGTGGCGGGGATGGTCGACTCCTTCCTGCTGCTCTCCCTGGCCCGTACGGGCGACCAGCTGCAGGGCATCAAGAAGGGCGTCCTGGAGCTGGCGGACGTCCTGGCGGTCAACAAGGCGGACGGCCCGCACGAGCGGGACGCGAAGGCGGCCGCCCGTGAACTGTCGGGCGCGCTGCGCCTGATGCACCCGGCCGACGCGGCGTGGACCCCGCCGGTCCTGACGTGCAGCGCCCGCGAGTCGGCGGGCCTGGACGAGGTGTGGAACCGTCTCGAACAGCACCGCACCCTGCTGGAGGCGGGCGGCCGGCTGACGGCGAAGCGGGCGTCCCAGCAGGTGGAGTGGACCTGGTCGATGGTCCGCGAGGAGCTGCTGGAACGGCTGCGTTCGGACCCGGCGGTACGGGAGCTCGCACCGGGCCTGGAGGAATCGGTCCGCGCGGGCTCGGTCACCCCGACCTCGGCGGCGGACCGGATCCTGGCGGCGTTCGGGAACTGA